Proteins from a genomic interval of Peromyscus leucopus breed LL Stock chromosome 12, UCI_PerLeu_2.1, whole genome shotgun sequence:
- the LOC114698389 gene encoding keratin-associated protein 20-2-like has protein sequence MCYYGGYYGGLGYGYGGLGYGYGCGYGCGYGGYGGYGGYGYGCCRPLCCRRYWSCGFY, from the coding sequence ATGTGTTACTATGGCGGATACTATGGAGGCCTGGGCTATGGCTATGGTGGCCTAGGCTATGGCTATGGATGTGGCTATGGCTGTGGTTATGGCGGTTATGGTGGCTATGGTGGCTATGGTTATGGCTGTTGCCGCCCACTGTGCTGTAGAAGGTACTGGTCCTGTGGCTTCTACTGA
- the LOC114698383 gene encoding keratin-associated protein 20-2-like — protein MCYYGGYYGGLGYGYGGLGYGYGCGYGCGYGGYGGYGGYGYGCCRPLCYRRYWSYGFY, from the coding sequence ATGTGTTACTATGGCGGATACTATGGAGGCCTGGGCTATGGCTATGGTGGCCTAGGCTATGGCTATGGCTGTGGCTATGGCTGTGGTTATGGTGGCTATGGTGGCTATGGTGGCTATGGTTATGGCTGCTGCCGCCCACTGTGCTATAGAAGGTACTGGTCCTATGGTTTCTACTGA